ACTGACTGGACTTTTACTTTGAGGCATTTACCCATAAAGTTCCGTGGGTGACAACCTCTGTGTTCACTTGCAAACAGACATCTGAGTGATTCTGCCTTGTTGAGGAACAGATGCTGCTGAAGCAGCCGCAGGCTTGTTTTCCAGTCTgtgcttagcttagcacaaagactgggaACAGGGAGAAACAGTGATCCTGGCTCAAAGTAACAGTGCACCTGCAAAGGTAATACCTGCAATAGTTAAATGGACTTTTAACCATGCAGGTTCCTCAGTGAACAGATCTGATCCTTTGAGGTTCTGCCGGTGAACCAACCCTGCgtcttctttgttttccctgaactaaaccacaaaaacactgtgggGTCTGAAATTTAACTCACCTTTGGGGTCCAGCTTTGAATGAAATTCCCCACAATCCTGTCAGCCACTAACAATATGTTTTGCAGTAAACGTGAGAGCAGGgatgaggaaaacaaaattatttctgCTTGGGGCCTTAAAAGCGTCTCATCATTCATTATTTGcatcagagaaaataaatatttagccAAAGCAGGTTTACCCGTGAAGTCCGAGCTGTAAAAACCAGCTGCACCAAATCGTGGTCTGCACCCAGCTCATCTGGAAGGTCAcggtctgagagagagagagagaggcagaaatcGCTGCATGTAGTGATGTTATTTgtgagatgctgctgctgcagctcatatacagtaaataccaagtacagagatgaataagatttaaagctgcagtgctTCCAACAAAAACAGCACCCGAAAGAGCACAAGGGTCAGAGACAGAGGGGCCAGAATTACGAGCTGCGCTGAAAACCAGCCCCTGGCTCCTTAGTACAATCAGACAGTGATTGTTTACAGGAGGCCTGCATGACCTGCATCAAGCGCTTTTCACACACAGCTCAAATAGTTTAGTTTATAGTCTGGCTGGGAAAAAAGAGGAATGTTTTCCTGATGTAACAGCACAACAGCATGTTGGGACCCAGAGGATTAATGCTCCACAGCTGTGCTGATGTTACACGTGTGCACAAATCCTGCCGATCATAAAGGAGTTAGTTCTGCATCTGAAGCTACCTTCCACAGCTACTTAGCTCGGCTTAGCAGGAGGACTGCTAGGGGCCAGATCCACCGTAGAGGATCCGTGAAGCTCGCTATTTAACACGTCACACCAATAAAAAGCCTGAAGTCTTAAAACCATGAGTTGCTGTTCCCAGGCTACATGCTGGATGTTCTGTTCTATGTAGAACGGTATTGATCTCCTCGTCTAATAATTTGGAAAAAGAGAACAAGTATACTTCCCAAAGTGTCACATTTCTTCAAATGGTGAttaaaaacactcaaacagTAAATCTGTCTTATTTAGCTGTAAACATCTTCACAGAGACCACAGGACATTTACTAGAAACATCCGTGAAGGTTTTTTTCCAAGTACGTTGGTTTTTATGCCGTGTTcttcattcatctgtgtttatGCTGTGTGACGTACACACTGTGTGATGTCTCCTTTAATGAAACCTCTTTAGTACTTAACGACGGGGGATGTCTCCAACCCTCCCTGCACCACATGGTCCGACGGCCCAGGCCTGACCTCTCCCCTCTGTTTTGTTATGTCATCCTTTACATCTGCTCCACGGTGGCTGACCCACTTTCTGACCCTCTGTCTTATGCATCAGATCATCATCCATCCTCTAATGCCTTTCTCAGATTTCCATCACCCTCTGTCCAAAACCAAATCTGATGCAGAGAACCACATTCCTCATCCAGGTCTGGAAATATGGTCACTGACCTCCAAACCAGCTCCCAGAGTTCCCAGAGTTCCCCTgcatttttccctctttgtgcACTGCTTCCCCccctctatctctctatctctctatctctccctctctctctctctctctctctctccttccccctgcagctgcagtacatGAGACGTTTGAGGAAAGGGGGAATTCAGGGCACCGGAAATGACCCAGGGGCGATGACCGTGAGTTTTCCTGACTTTGTAAATTGACCGTGGAGAGTGAGTGAGCCCAGCATCGTTACTGGTAATGACATGACGACAAAGTGCAAGATTTGATCGgattaattattaattagtCAACCTAAGAGTAAATTAAAGCATTTCGCAGTTGCATTAACGGGACCACAGGCTCAGCTTTCAGAGGCGCTATTGTCAAATACATGGACGCGCACTTGTTGCCAGAGTCTGCAAGAAACTAGGAGGGATCTAAGAGCTCAGAGGCTGAGAGCGCTGCTGGATCAGGACTGGATCGGGTCTGGATCAGGTCTGCTTCCCTGGTTGCTGCCCTGTCTCCACCGACACTGAAGCGGCTGCACACACGTGAACGAGGTGAGATTCATTCACAGAAACGCTGCCTGTGCCGCGTGCATGCGCGCTAATTGATCATTAGGGATGATTTATCGATGAGCTTGTGATTGCGGCTTCCTGAGAACAGACTAATGCATGAAAATGTGCCACATATATTGTTGTCAGACACATATCTGCTCTTTTGTCTTCATGAACTCAGACTTTTAAGCTTATACAGTATCagatgtgcgtgtgtgtgtgtatgtgaaatgtttttagagTTTCCAGAGGCAGCAGAAAAACCACTTTCCTTCTCATTTCCAGCTGAAGTTGTGTAATATCCCAGGTCTGTGTCTGAGCCATGTCGAACACCCTGTGGGTCCGGGTGGGAGTCCCAACACAATCTTTTCACACAAGCAGCTGTTTCCCAGAGGAAACACCATTAGCACCAGTTTCAATATTTTACTTGAATGTGCAACATGCAGCTGCAAAGTCTGTTGTtggaaataaacacacacacacacacacacattcagctggTGCACACAGCtctaaacaaagaaaacacatgttTCTCCtcactttgtgtctgtgtaactgtgtgtataTCTGAAGTACTTTTGCATCACTTCAAGTTGTATTTGTGTCTTTTCATAGCagtattgtgtgttttgtgtcttcgCACTCTGTTTTGTCTCGTTGTGGTCAGTCACATCTCTCTGTACCTGTCATCTCTTTGTTGTTCCCACTGAGTCGCTCTGAAGCTGTTTTGCGTCACTTTctagttgttttgtgtctctgtgtccaaCAGGAAATGTCAACACCCGtgtcaaacaaacaacataGTAACTGGACTCACTGGTTTCATGTGTTTCGTGTTTGTCAGTGCCGACAACAGTCTGCCTGGAGTTGTGTTGCTAAGAGACACCACCAGTCTCTTCTTTTCCATCTGCTGACCTCATTGCCAGATGCAGATGCAGAACGTTTagatatgtgtgtgaatgtgtttgtgctgttgctgctgagcgTCTCTATGTCACGTCACATACGTGTGTCCAGTTGTTCTATATAAACACAGCAGTACATTCAGTTCCTGTTACAGAGCAGAGAGACTGGCAGGCAGCCGAGCTCCCTGGCTGAAAAAAGAGACTTTTTTTGGGGCTAAATAAACTGCTGCGAGGAGTCGACCTTCCTGAGCTAATTAGTTAGAAATTATGGGCTGTCTGCAGGGTCCTGTACTCCTTGCTCTCTCATGTCGTTATGTAATGTTCTGTACGTTTGGGATTTGAATGAGGAAAGCATTAGTGAGCCACCATCTGACCCCTCAGACTCAGCTCTGTGGACATTTATGGATGAAAAGCTTTTATAGTGTTTCATTTCAACAAACCAGTGAAATGCTTCTCTGAGTGCACGGCCAAATGAAACAGAGATATGCTGGTTCCTGCAGAAAGgctctgtttcttcttcttgtggTCATAAATGTTTTCTCTGGCTCAGGGTCGAAGATTCTTTCTGGTTTTCGCTGCTCTGAGAAAGaagcagaacacaaacagtctcatttttttcagtgctaCACTCAGCAACTTATGTAAGAGGATTTTAAACCTGCCTGTATCAGTGGGACAGTTTAATAGTGCCATGCACCTGTTGGTGTAAACTGGCTCTTGAGGTGGCTGGTTAGCAAGTATTAGCATTATAACATTCAGCAGCATCCACAGAAActtgtttcaaataaaatgaagactATTTACTTGCATTTTACATGAGTAAAGTGAAGTGAAATACTGATTCATTGATCGattgattgtttttaaagtctgatAATGCAGCAGAGATTAGAGGAGAAAACTGGAAATGATTCATATCTTTGGTTCTTGAGTTGCTGTTTGTCTATGAGCCTCTATAAGCTGACCGGTGCACACAGCTTCAGCCTTTAGAGGGAGAACTTCAGATAACTGACACTGATTAACTAAATTTTGGCTTcaatttttttctcctctgcttttttcCAGAAACACAGTTATGTTGGGTGTCCTTCTCATTCTGTCCGTCATCTCCCTGGTGGCCCTGGTGCCTCCTGGTGCTCCTCCTGTGCCTTGTCGACAATGCTGTGATCACCTGgagccagcagagggcagcgGAGGGCAGCCACCTCTAGGAGGGTTCAGCCATGTGCCCGAGGTCCGGACCTACATCAACATGACCATCCTTAAAGGTACTAAAGGACAACGCTGAGCTCTCTCATGCTTCTTTGAAATGTCCGTTTTAATTCGGTTGCCACTGAGGCTTCATGTTTATTCTATATCAGTCAAACTGGTTCAGCAGGTTTAGTTCACCCGTTcttttacagctgctgctgtcaaaAGTCAAGTTTTAGGAGACACAGGGTGAAGGTTTTCTAATGAATGCATGAAGTCACTGAGAGCACAGACCAGATCCTGACTTATCCTAAAGCGAAGGAACTTTGTGACTGAGCATCTGCCTTTTtcaccttttctgttttcagtcctTCTACCATGAGCAAGTGTGTCTGTTATTTCTTTCAAATATTCTTATGTGGTATAAATAATATCACAGGTGACAAAGGAGACCGTGGGGACAGGGGAACACCAGGTAAAGGTGGACATGAAGGCCCTCCAGGTTCCAGGGGGCCCATGGGTTTAAAGGGCTCTAAGGGCCAGGCAGGTCTTCCAGGAGACCCCTGCAAAGTCCTGTACTCTGCCTTCTCCATTGGTCGTCGCAAGTCCCTCCACAGCCTGGAGTCGTACCAGGCTCTGGTCTTTGACACAGTCTTCGTCAACCTGGGGGGCCACTTTGACATGTTCGAGGGGAAGTTCTTCTGCCACATCCCAGGGATCTACTTCTTTAACGTCAACATTCACACGTGGAACTTCAAGGAGACATACCTGCACATCATGAGGAACGACACGGAGCAGGCCATCCTGTACGCCCAGCCCAGCGACCGCTCCATCATGCAGAGCCAGAGCCTGatgctgcagctggagctgaacGACTGGGTGTGGGTCCGACTGTacaagagggagagggagaacgCAATTTACAGCGACGACGTAGACGTTTACATCACGTTTAACGGATACCTCATCAAACATAGTGTGGAGTGAAGTCAAAGAAGGTATGGAaggaaagcaaacaaactgaACCCAGAGAAGAAAGCAactctcttcttcttttgatatgtaaataaaaacaccatgGTGCCAGAATCAAAACTGTTGCAGGAGAATGAGTGATACCTCTTTGAGAAAATGTGAAGCTGAATATAATCACCCCAGTAGAAAAGttgaaaatataaacagcagATTCAGGCTTGTCATACTGTATTTCCATACAAAAAAGACCCGGCAGGGTTTCAACATTTTAAGAATATGCCATTTGTCCTCTTGCCAGGTTAAATGAGGAGATTGATAcgacttttctgtctgtctggtcAAATAATAATTCATTGTCTTACTGGTGGGCTATGTGCCAGAATATATTTTGGCCATACGCACTGAATTCCTGGAGTTTTCCAGGAAATACTCTGGCACATAACCCTCTAGTAAAACAATGActtgttgtttttatgcttcGGTTTTGTACCAAACAAATAAGATTgaacatgtttattattagtgataTTTGGAGACATGGTTGAATCTGGATGTAACCTTCAGTTAGTTGTAGCTTCGTATGTTTGCATGTAGGGTTGAGAGATCAGCCTTCACATCTAActttcaacaaaaacattttattttttctaaaaatgtcacaaaaagagCTGCAAACATTCTCTCAACCTCTTATATGTAAACTGCATGAATTCTGTAGTAATGATATTTTGGAGAGCctaatattttagattttaaagaaCCAAAGGTCACCatattttatctgtttatttgtaCTAAAATAATTACTACTCTCTCCATCGCGCTCTAAGAAACAACGCTTTATGTAGTTGGAAGTGGAAATGGAAAGTATGATTGGTTAGTGAGGGTTTCTCTGTGGTGCTGAAACATGGTGCTAACTGAACTAACTGAACTGACGTTGGACTGACTGATATTTCATGAACTGAAttgtattttgcttttaaagTGTACTTGAACATGCCAGAAGGTGCTGATtattctctcttcctccccatTGTTACTATATTATCTAATAAAATGCAACATGAATGACAGGATGC
This genomic window from Mastacembelus armatus chromosome 8, fMasArm1.2, whole genome shotgun sequence contains:
- the c1qtnf6a gene encoding complement C1q tumor necrosis factor-related protein 6, translating into MLGVLLILSVISLVALVPPGAPPVPCRQCCDHLEPAEGSGGQPPLGGFSHVPEVRTYINMTILKGDKGDRGDRGTPGKGGHEGPPGSRGPMGLKGSKGQAGLPGDPCKVLYSAFSIGRRKSLHSLESYQALVFDTVFVNLGGHFDMFEGKFFCHIPGIYFFNVNIHTWNFKETYLHIMRNDTEQAILYAQPSDRSIMQSQSLMLQLELNDWVWVRLYKRERENAIYSDDVDVYITFNGYLIKHSVE